Genomic window (Fusobacterium perfoetens):
GAGGAAAAACAACAGATGTAAGAACTCCTGAAGGAGCAGTAATGCTTCTTAAATTAGGAAGATTTGGAAGTTATCTTGAAAGTGAAAATTATGCTTCAGATAATATAAGAGAGCCACTTCCTTCAGAAATAAGAAAACTTCTTGCTCAAGGAAGTGTAGAAGAAAAAGATGGAGTAGTTCTTCTTAATGAAAAGATAAAGGCTATAAAAGATGAAGAAAATAAAATTCTTTCAAAAGCTGGAGTCTGTGAAAAATGTGGAAAGCCTTTTAAAATAGGAAGAGGAAGATGGGGAAGATTCCTTGCATGTACAGGATATCCTGAATGTAAAAATATTAAAAAAATTGATGCAGAAGGAAATATAATAGAAACAAAAGAAAAAACAAAAAAGAAATAATTTGTATGGATATATAAAAGATATATTGGTTTATTATAATGGGTACATAAGAAAGGAAGCAATGAACTTTCTGGAAAAATTACCATATTATCAAAATGTTTATGAGTAGAATTTTATTTTTATCTCTCTCCCTTACATGTATAAAAATAAAGTTTATATTCATAAATACAACCATCAATTAAATGCCTAAACCCAAAATAAAGGAGATGATACCCGTCATCTCCTTTTCCCTTTTTTGTAAATTTTAATATTTTAAATAGAGCTGTTGTAAATCTATAAAAATAAAATTTTCTTCTGTGAAAATATTTTTTATTTATATTGTTCGTTTCACTAAAAATGACAAACTCACTTCGTTCAGACAGTGTCATTTTTCAGCGTTCAACTCACTTCATAAATTACAAAAATATTTTCAATATTCTAAAATTTTATTTTTATAAATTATAAAATGCAGTATTCTTATTTCTTTAAATCAACAGTTCCTTCAAAAGTAATTTCTGCACTTCCTCTTAATTTAACTCTGTCTTCAAGGACTTGAACTTCAAGTTCTCCTCCTTCTGTATAAACTTTTATTGTGTTGTCCATTCCTTTTAATTTATGGCATAAAAGAGCAGCAGAACTTGAACCAGTACCACATGCCAAAGTTCTTCCAGCACCTCTTTCCCAAGTAAATATTTTTATTTCGTTATTAGAAAGAGGAAGAACAAAGTTTACATTTGTTTTCTTAGGAAAAATAGGATTAACTTCAATTTTAGAACCTATATCATTGACATCGTATTGCCCTTCATGTTCTATGAAGATTACAGTATGGGGAACACCTAAAAATATAGATGAAAAAGTAATTTCTTTTCCGTCAATTGTAAGTTTTTTATTAAAAGCATTTTCTCCTTCAACATTTACAACTATATCTTTAGGAGAATATTTTATATTTCCTATTTCAATTTCAATTTTTTCAACAATTCCTTTATCATTTATATTAAGGACAGCTGTCTGAACTCCTGCAAGAGTTTCTATTTTTAATATATCTTTTTTTACAATATTTTTTTCATATACAAACTTAGCAAAGCATCTTATTCCATTGCCACACATTTCCCCTTGTGAACCGTCACTGTTATAATAGTACATTTTTACATCGCATTCTGTACTTGGAAGAGCTACCATGATACCATCTCCTCCAACTCCAAATCTTCTGTCACAAAGACTTTTAATTTTAGGAACTATTTCATCAAGATTGTATTTAAAGCCGTCTATAAGCAGGAAATCATTTCCGGCTCCTTGCATTTTTGTAAATTCCATTTAATCCTCCTGTTTAGTCTTCAAAATTTACATCATTTCTTATTAAATATTCGTATGTTTCCCTTCTTACTAGAAGTCTTGATTTTCCATTTTTAACAAGAACAACAGCTGGTTTTCTAAGTCTGTTGTAATTGCTTGCCATAGAATAATTGTATGCTCCTGTTGTTGCTACAGCAAGAATATCCCCTGCCTGTGCTTCTGCCATAAAAGTATCTTTTATAAGCATATCCCCTGATTCACAGCATTTTCCTGCAACAGTAACTTCATCAGAAGTTTTTTCATTCATTTTATTGGCAATACATCCTTCATATTCTGCCTGATAAAGAGCTGGTCTTATATTATCTGCCATTCCACCATCAACAAATATATATTTCTTTCCACTGTGAGTTATTTTTGTTCCCCCTACAGTGTATATTGTTGTCCCTGCATTTCCAACAATACTTCTTCCAGGCTCTATAATAACTTTTTCAAGAGAAATTTCATATTCATCAAGTTTATTTTCAAGTATTTCTACCATTTTTTTCATAATCTGAGGAATATTAAGTTCTTTATCCCCTTGAACATAATATATTCCAAATCCTCCTCCAAGATTAAGAACTCTTGTATTAAAATTTAGTTTCTCTTTTACAGTTTCTATAAATTTCATCATAGTTTCTATTTCTTCATAGAATGCTTTTGTATCAAATATTTGTGAACCTATATGGCAGTGAAAACCAAGAAGTTCAACATACTCAGATTTTTGGAACTCTTTTATTATATCATATATTTTATCTTCATATATAGTTTCTCCAAATTTAGAAGAATCTTTTGATGTTTTTATGTATTCGTGAGTATGTGCTTCAATTCCTGGATTAACTCTTAAAAGTACTTTTACTTTTTCTTTTTTTATTCTACATATTTCTTCTAGTTTTTTTAATTCAGAAAAACTATCAACAATAATTGTTCCTACTCCATAATCAATACACATTTCAAGTTCTAAATCACTTTTATTATTTCCATGCATATATACATTTTCCATAGGAAAACCAGAATGCTTTATTGTAAAAAGTTCCCCATCAGAAACAGCATCAACTCCTAAACCAAATTTATTTACAAGCTGACACATTCCTATATTTAAAAAAGCTTTTGTGGCATATATAACCTGTGTTTTAAATTTTTCAGAAACAAAATATTCTTTATATTTTTTCATATTATCTTCAATAAGTTTTTGATCCATTATATAAAGAGGTGTTCCATATTCCTCTCTAAGTTTTTCAACAGATATTCCTCCAATATGAAGAACACCATTTATAATTTCAGAACTTCCAAACAATTTCATATCCATCACCTTTTAAAAATATTTGAGTAAAAAAAATCACAGTCTGAAATACCAAACTGTGATAA
Coding sequences:
- the lysA gene encoding diaminopimelate decarboxylase, whose amino-acid sequence is MKLFGSSEIINGVLHIGGISVEKLREEYGTPLYIMDQKLIEDNMKKYKEYFVSEKFKTQVIYATKAFLNIGMCQLVNKFGLGVDAVSDGELFTIKHSGFPMENVYMHGNNKSDLELEMCIDYGVGTIIVDSFSELKKLEEICRIKKEKVKVLLRVNPGIEAHTHEYIKTSKDSSKFGETIYEDKIYDIIKEFQKSEYVELLGFHCHIGSQIFDTKAFYEEIETMMKFIETVKEKLNFNTRVLNLGGGFGIYYVQGDKELNIPQIMKKMVEILENKLDEYEISLEKVIIEPGRSIVGNAGTTIYTVGGTKITHSGKKYIFVDGGMADNIRPALYQAEYEGCIANKMNEKTSDEVTVAGKCCESGDMLIKDTFMAEAQAGDILAVATTGAYNYSMASNYNRLRKPAVVLVKNGKSRLLVRRETYEYLIRNDVNFED
- the dapF gene encoding diaminopimelate epimerase — encoded protein: MEFTKMQGAGNDFLLIDGFKYNLDEIVPKIKSLCDRRFGVGGDGIMVALPSTECDVKMYYYNSDGSQGEMCGNGIRCFAKFVYEKNIVKKDILKIETLAGVQTAVLNINDKGIVEKIEIEIGNIKYSPKDIVVNVEGENAFNKKLTIDGKEITFSSIFLGVPHTVIFIEHEGQYDVNDIGSKIEVNPIFPKKTNVNFVLPLSNNEIKIFTWERGAGRTLACGTGSSSAALLCHKLKGMDNTIKVYTEGGELEVQVLEDRVKLRGSAEITFEGTVDLKK